AATTAATACATAgagatgaaaaaaatatataatatctcatcaactgctttcaacattaagTAAACTGATTACTTCATAAGTAGTGCATGTCTATGTATGTACTTACAGTTGCAGACTAAGTTCCCTCATATTTACAGCGTTTATTAGAACTAAGTACATACACAAAAGTGCTTTGTAATGTTATATGTCTCCTTTATGGTATATTGCATCATTAGAATTCCTTTGTGCAACTTTGTGCCTATTGCACAAAAATGCAGTAAGAAACTATCTCTCTTCAGCTGGACACATCTCCACACTACTGTTAGTGACCCGTATCCCATACCAGCCTTCCCAAGACTGTGTATCCACCCCTCCATGAGTAAAGCGGATAAACTGAACCCCAGGTCCATAATCCTTAAAGACATGTGTCATCTGAAATAAAGCAGAACAAAATACAGAGGCAATGACACCTAGACTGTTAGTTTGATAATAGGGGAATAACTGAACTGTTAGCATTATTCTACTCACTTGACACCATGGCTCATCATTCCACTGTTGGAAAAAAACTTTCTCAGGCTGAAAAGTACAGATGGGTTTTTTCCTCCTATCAAGCAACTCCACGAAGAACTCATACTGACACCCACAATCAAAGCGTGAGGCATACCTGCAGATCACAAATCACGTTGATCTGCTTTCACTATAGAACCTGATTTGTAAGTAACACTGGAactgcatttaaagggacagttcaccaaaaaatgaacattATGTCATCTTTATTGTGTGGAACACAGTTC
This Carassius gibelio isolate Cgi1373 ecotype wild population from Czech Republic chromosome A23, carGib1.2-hapl.c, whole genome shotgun sequence DNA region includes the following protein-coding sequences:
- the LOC127944576 gene encoding F-box only protein 44-like, with protein sequence MIIIQSSSQSTFVLRLCLKQQLIDLKKEGYNAAFMDQLQPPIKISDWYASRFDCGCQYEFFVELLDRRKKPICTFQPEKVFFQQWNDEPWCQMTHVFKDYGPGVQFIRFTHGGVDTQSWEGWYGIRVTNSSVEMCPAEER